The proteins below are encoded in one region of Delphinus delphis chromosome 4, mDelDel1.2, whole genome shotgun sequence:
- the BCHE gene encoding cholinesterase isoform X3 yields the protein MQSKGTIIYIRFLLRFLLLWVLFGKSHTEEDVIITTKNGKVRGMNLPVLGGTVTAFLGIPYAQPPLGRLRFKKPQSLTKWPNIWNATKYANSCYQNTDQSFPGFLGSEMWNPNTDLSEDCLYLNVWIPAPKPKNATVMIWIYGGGFQTGTSSLHVYDGKFLARAERVIVVSMNYRVGALGFLALPGNPEAPGNTGLFDQQMALQWVQKNIAAFGGNPKSVTLFGESAGAASVSLHLLSPRSHPLFTRAILQSGSSNSPWVVTSLYEARNRTLTLAKFIGCSRENETEIIKCLRNKDPQEILLNEVFVVPYGTLLSVNFGPTVDGDFLTDMPDTLLQLGQFKKTQILVGVNKDEGTAFLVYGAPGFSKDNNSIITRKEFQEGLKIFFPGLSEFGKESILFHYMDWLDDQRAENYREALDDVVGDYNIICPALEFTKKFSDMGNNAFFYYFEHRSSKLPWPEWMGVMHGYEIEFVFGLPLERRVNYTKAEEILSRSIMKRWANFAKYGKQ from the exons ATGCAGAGCAAGGGTACAATCATATACATCAGATTTCTCTTGCGGTTTCTTCTGCTCTGGGTGCTCTTTGGGAAGTCACACACTGAAGAAGATGTCATAATTACCACCAAGAATGGAAAAGTCAGAGGGATGAACTTGCCAGTTCTTGGTGGCACAGTAACAGCCTTTCTTGGAATCCCCTATGCACAGCCACCTCTTGGTAGACTTCGATTCAAAAAGCCACAGTCCTTGACCAAGTGGCCCAATATTTGGAATGCCACAAAATATGCAAATTCTTGCTATCAGAACACAGATCAAAGTTTCCCAGGCTTCCTTGGATCAGAGATGTGGAACCCAAACACTGACCTCAGTGAAGACTGTTTATATCTGAATGTGTGGATTCCAGCACCTAAACCAAAAAATGCTACTGTAATGATATGGATCTATGGTGGTGGTTTTCAGACTGGGACATCATCTTTGCATGTTTATGATGGCAAGTTTCTGGCACGGGCTGAAAGAGTTATTGTGGTTTCAATGAACTATAGGGTGGGTGCCCTAGGATTCTTAGCTTTACCGGGAAATCCTGAGGCGCCAGGAAACACGGGCTTATTTGATCAACAGATGGCCCTTCAGTGGGTCCAAAAAAATATAGCAGCCTTTGGTGGAAATCCTAAGAGTGTAACTCTCTTTGGAGAAAGTGCAGGAGCAGCTTCAGTTAGCCTTCATTTACTTTCTCCTAGAAGCCACCCATTGTTTACCAGAGCCATTCTGCAAAGTGGATCCTCTAATTCCCCTTGGGTAGTGACATCTCTTTATGAAGCTAGGAACAGAACATTAACTTTAGCTAAATTTATTGGTTGCTCTAGAGAAAATGAGACTGAGATAATCAAATGTCTTCGAAATAAAGATCCGCAGGAAATTCTTCTGAATGAAGTATTTGTTGTCCCTTATGGTACGCTCTTGTCAGTAAACTTTGGTCCAACTGTGGATGGTGATTTTCTCACTGACATGCCAGACACACTACTCCAACTTGGACAGTTCAAAAAAACCCAGATCTTGGTGGGTGTTAACAAAGATGAAGGGACAGCATTTTTAGTATACGGTGCTCCTGGTTTCAGCAAAGATAACAATAGTATTATAACTAGAAAAGAATTTCAAgaaggtttaaaaatattttttccggGATTGAGTGAATTTGGAAAGGAATCGATCCTTTTCCACTACATGGACTGGTTAGATGATCAGAGAGCTGAAAACTACCGTGAGGCCTTGGATGATGTTGTTGGGGATTATAATATCATATGCCCTGCCTTGGAGTTCACCAAAAAGTTCTCAGATATGGGAAACAATGCCTTTTTCTACTATTTTGAACACCGATCCTCCAAACTCCCTTGGCCAGAATGGATGGGAGTGATGCATGGTTATGAGATTGAATTTGTCTTTGGTTTACCTCTGGAAAGAAGAGTTAATTACACAAAAGCTGAGGAAATTTTGAGTAGATCCATTATGAAACGCTGGGCAAATTTTGCAAAATATGG aaaacaatGA
- the BCHE gene encoding cholinesterase isoform X2 — MQSKGTIIYIRFLLRFLLLWVLFGKSHTEEDVIITTKNGKVRGMNLPVLGGTVTAFLGIPYAQPPLGRLRFKKPQSLTKWPNIWNATKYANSCYQNTDQSFPGFLGSEMWNPNTDLSEDCLYLNVWIPAPKPKNATVMIWIYGGGFQTGTSSLHVYDGKFLARAERVIVVSMNYRVGALGFLALPGNPEAPGNTGLFDQQMALQWVQKNIAAFGGNPKSVTLFGESAGAASVSLHLLSPRSHPLFTRAILQSGSSNSPWVVTSLYEARNRTLTLAKFIGCSRENETEIIKCLRNKDPQEILLNEVFVVPYGTLLSVNFGPTVDGDFLTDMPDTLLQLGQFKKTQILVGVNKDEGTAFLVYGAPGFSKDNNSIITRKEFQEGLKIFFPGLSEFGKESILFHYMDWLDDQRAENYREALDDVVGDYNIICPALEFTKKFSDMGNNAFFYYFEHRSSKLPWPEWMGVMHGYEIEFVFGLPLERRVNYTKAEEILSRSIMKRWANFAKYGMRFSLICS, encoded by the coding sequence ATGCAGAGCAAGGGTACAATCATATACATCAGATTTCTCTTGCGGTTTCTTCTGCTCTGGGTGCTCTTTGGGAAGTCACACACTGAAGAAGATGTCATAATTACCACCAAGAATGGAAAAGTCAGAGGGATGAACTTGCCAGTTCTTGGTGGCACAGTAACAGCCTTTCTTGGAATCCCCTATGCACAGCCACCTCTTGGTAGACTTCGATTCAAAAAGCCACAGTCCTTGACCAAGTGGCCCAATATTTGGAATGCCACAAAATATGCAAATTCTTGCTATCAGAACACAGATCAAAGTTTCCCAGGCTTCCTTGGATCAGAGATGTGGAACCCAAACACTGACCTCAGTGAAGACTGTTTATATCTGAATGTGTGGATTCCAGCACCTAAACCAAAAAATGCTACTGTAATGATATGGATCTATGGTGGTGGTTTTCAGACTGGGACATCATCTTTGCATGTTTATGATGGCAAGTTTCTGGCACGGGCTGAAAGAGTTATTGTGGTTTCAATGAACTATAGGGTGGGTGCCCTAGGATTCTTAGCTTTACCGGGAAATCCTGAGGCGCCAGGAAACACGGGCTTATTTGATCAACAGATGGCCCTTCAGTGGGTCCAAAAAAATATAGCAGCCTTTGGTGGAAATCCTAAGAGTGTAACTCTCTTTGGAGAAAGTGCAGGAGCAGCTTCAGTTAGCCTTCATTTACTTTCTCCTAGAAGCCACCCATTGTTTACCAGAGCCATTCTGCAAAGTGGATCCTCTAATTCCCCTTGGGTAGTGACATCTCTTTATGAAGCTAGGAACAGAACATTAACTTTAGCTAAATTTATTGGTTGCTCTAGAGAAAATGAGACTGAGATAATCAAATGTCTTCGAAATAAAGATCCGCAGGAAATTCTTCTGAATGAAGTATTTGTTGTCCCTTATGGTACGCTCTTGTCAGTAAACTTTGGTCCAACTGTGGATGGTGATTTTCTCACTGACATGCCAGACACACTACTCCAACTTGGACAGTTCAAAAAAACCCAGATCTTGGTGGGTGTTAACAAAGATGAAGGGACAGCATTTTTAGTATACGGTGCTCCTGGTTTCAGCAAAGATAACAATAGTATTATAACTAGAAAAGAATTTCAAgaaggtttaaaaatattttttccggGATTGAGTGAATTTGGAAAGGAATCGATCCTTTTCCACTACATGGACTGGTTAGATGATCAGAGAGCTGAAAACTACCGTGAGGCCTTGGATGATGTTGTTGGGGATTATAATATCATATGCCCTGCCTTGGAGTTCACCAAAAAGTTCTCAGATATGGGAAACAATGCCTTTTTCTACTATTTTGAACACCGATCCTCCAAACTCCCTTGGCCAGAATGGATGGGAGTGATGCATGGTTATGAGATTGAATTTGTCTTTGGTTTACCTCTGGAAAGAAGAGTTAATTACACAAAAGCTGAGGAAATTTTGAGTAGATCCATTATGAAACGCTGGGCAAATTTTGCAAAATATGG